TCGAGATTGGCGCCATAATCGAGACGGACAATTCCAAGCGGCGTGTTGATTCGGATTCCGGCTCCGGCAGCCGGGCGAATATCGCCAAAGCTGAAATCCTTCGCTTCACTCCAGACATTACCGATATCGACAAAGATGACTCCGCCGAAAATTTTATACAGGGTCCTGCGTACTTCCACCAGATTCCAGACGATTTTAAAATTTCCGCCCAGCGGGACACCGTCGTACTGAAGCGGGCCGGCCAGTTGATAGCCGAATCCGCGAATGGTATTGGGACCTCCCGCATAAAAACGCTCATTGAGAGGAATTTCCTCGCCGCTGCGGAAATTATCTATCCAGCCTATTTCCAGCGCCGAAGCAAGGACCGTCTCACGGTTGAAGGGATAGAATATTTTGAACCTGACTATCGAACGGGCAAAGCTGTTGGTTCCCTGGAGAAACGTCCCGGCCACTTCACTGGTCCATTCGGAATACGTGCCGCGCAGGGGATTGAACAGGTTATCACGTGTATCCCGGCTGATGCTGAAGATAAAACTTCGGATTTTCGGTTTGAAATCTTTCGGCTGTTCGAGTGTTTCTATATGGCTGAGGCGGGAATCCTCATGACGATATGAGACTGTTATAAAAAACTTTTCGGCAAAATAATGCCCGAAAGTCATGCGGCCGCCGTAGCGCAGGAAATTGTATCCCGGTTCGATCAGGTACTCCAGCATCATATTGACATCGGTTCGCCAGCGCGTGCCGAGAGTGTACGGTTCGGTGAATGATGCTTCCGCGGCACGGCGAATAAAACTGCCGCTGATCGCCCCGCCCGCCTTTCGGGCGGTTCCTGCAAGATTGGTGGTCAGCAGTTCTACTCGTCCGCGGACCTTATCAACCGAGCCAAATCCGACCGAAGCATTGAATTCGCTCGGTATTGATTCATTCAGATCAATCAGAATGTCTTTTCCGGCGGGATCAATGTCGGATGTCGATACCGGTCGGATGAACACGCTTTCGAACAATCCGGTCATGTACAAGCGGCGTTGAGATTTCAAAAGTGCCGAGTAATGAATCACTTCGCCTTCCTTAAAAAGTAATTCCCGCATGACGACATTGGGTCGGGTTTCTTTCAATCCCTCAATCGTAATCGATGATATCGCCGCCGGGACTTTTTCAGTGACCGTAAAGTCGACCACCGCCAGATGCGTTTCGCTGTTAATCCTGATGTCCGGCTTTATTGTGGCATCGAGGTAACCATGCTCGGCGTACAGGGATATCATGGCCAGCATTCCGTCCTGAATGTTTATTCTTCGGAAAGGATCACCCTTTTTGAGATTGACGAAAGCCAGAAGCGTGGAATCGTCAAAAGCATAGTTGCCGAATATCGACAGACCCTCGACTCGTGTAAGTTCCCCTTCATTCAGCGACAAATGAATATCGACTTTGTTTTGCGCCGTATCGGCGATGACAGTTTTCTCGGGAACCGATGCCTCCAGATAGCCGTTTTGATGATAGAAGTTCAGGATATTTTCGATATCGGTCTCGAGTATTTCAGGGAAAAAATAGGATTTGTGCATGAATGATGAGGGCCGGCTCAGCATAAGTTTGATCAGGCGGGCGTCATCATATATCTGATTTCCCTCGAATGAAACATTTCCGACCTTAAGCTTCGATTTAGCCTGAACAGACGGGTATAGAATCAAAAAGAGGAGGGCCGTACTTAACGTGATTAAGACAATCTTTTTCATCGGAATCTCAACTTATATTTTAAATCAAGGGCCGAGCGCCCCAGCCGATCGGTTTGTCCTTCAAGGAAGAACCTCTTTGTCAATTGGTAATCCAGGCGTACACTTTGATCATTGCTCCGGCCAACCGTTGTCGAGTAGGTCAATTTGGCGCGGTCGGTAATCTTTTTCGAAGCCAGCAATTGCGGGCCGGCCGATTGATTCATGCTGAACAAATTGCCCTGAACCGAGACCTCATCCAGCCCAAAGACGGTTCCGATCTTGCGCGAAATATAGCCTGATATTTTTTGACTGGTCAGCATTTGCGCCCGTTCGGTCAGGGCGCCTTTGCTGTCGGAATCCTTACCCATCAATTGCTCCCGCGTTGCACCCAGCGTCAGCAGGGCAATAATATCGGCCTTGTCAAGCGTCGGCTCCGAAATTATATCGACGGCCAATTCTCTCAACGGCCCTTTGGCGGAGAAGGTAATAAGATAGGCGGTTGCTTCCATGGCCTGATAGCTCTTTACCGTTGCTTCCGCAGTCAGATTTATCTCAGGATTAAATGAGTTGGGGTCGATGAAATATATTGTTCCCTCTTTGACCTGGAATTTTCTGTCGAGATACAACATGTATCCCTCTTCGGCATTAACCCGCCCGGTGAAGTTGGGCAGCCCGGGACTGCCGATAATGCCCAGCTCGGTACGAAGTTTCAGCCTGGCCAGGTTGTTGTCGATCCAAAGTTCGTTGCTCTCCCGGATTCGGACATTAAGCCGTGTATTTTCCAGAATAGGAGGCAGTTCGAATCTTGTCTGTTCGACCGATTGCGCCCAGGGGAGAATCGACTGCGGCCTGAGATTGGCAGTCAACCGCGACTCGCCGAATTCCATGTCACCATCGAAAAGGAAATACTCACCGTCACGCCGGTATGTAAATCGCCCGGATCTAATATTGATAATGTACTCGTCGGGGCTGTCGATTAAAATGCTGTCCAACGAAAGACGCATATTTATGTCGGTTATTTCTCCCATGTCATGGGTCAGATTTCCATTGGCCAATATTCTTCCTTTATTAAGGACCATGGCCAGCGTATCGATAAACACTTTATCCTTATCGAACCGCGCATGGATAAAACCGTCTTTAAAAGGAACCGGCAATTCCGAAGGCCACAGTAGAATCCTGCTGATATCAACCTGCCCCATTATATCCGGGTCATCGATTTGTCCTTTTATCATCAATTCAGCCTTCAGAACTCCGCCTATTTCTCTGATGTCCGTAAAAAACGGCCTCAGAAGTGCGATATCGGTGCTGTCGGTCAATATTGTCAGGCCGATGCTGTCAGCCGATAATTTCCCCTTCACCGACAACTTCCCAAAATCGGCAAAGCTGACAACAATATCGGTTCTTGCCTCCTTTGATTGCGAGAGGATCATGCTTCCATCGACAGTGAAATCCTTTGCGAGAATAGTCCCGCCCGATTTTTCTATACTTAATATCGTATCTCTGACGGCGGCTATAATGTGTACATTTTCTACCGGTACGGAATTGGCTGTCTGTCGGTAATAGCCGTTTTGCAGCTCCAGCCATCCGGTAAGATTGGGATCCGCGATAGACCCGTCCCACTTTAGATCAAGAGAACTGGTCCCGGCCAGCCCGGAGCCCTCACTCATAAATGGTTCCAACAGGGAGAGGTCAAAGTTATTCATGCCGACGGCCCCGCTTGTACGACTTTTACTGTCTATTGTATAACCGGTACTGTCACGCATTAGGGATATCAGTGCATTACCGGTCATACTTTGCTGAAAGCCATAAGCGTTGAAGGATGACAATTTGAATAGATTGCCCTGCAAATCGGTATGCACGATAATCGAATCAAGAGCGACATTATTAAATTCGGGCTCTGTCACCGTTGCGGAAAGTTGCACCTCTGGATTTTCGATATTCCCCTTGAAATCAAGAGTAAAATCCACCGTGCCGCGCAGGTCAAAAGTGCTTGGATAGAAGTAATCAATGAGGGACAGGCGCAGATCATGACCGGATATGTCAACAACCATTTTGGCCGTGTCTGAAATATCGAAGACAGCTTCTATTAATCCGGCTGTGCGTGCGTTACTATCGACAACAGTCGAATTATCCAAAAGACCTGCTTTAAATATCCCCCGCAGATTATCAATATTGATTTTGCCGCTGGAGATGACAGCCAGAGAATCTTTGTAAAGGTGTCCTTCGGTAAGGTAAATGTCCCGTCCATTAACATCAACGTTAAGATTCGTAGAATCCAGCTTATACTCTCCGTAACCGGCCTGGCGCAGATTAAACTTCACCGTTCCCACCAATGAATCTATGGTGCCGGACATGGTGCCGCCGTAATCGACTGAGCCTGACAGCGAATCGATTTCAAATGGGGGAGAAGCCGGGTCGATGGAATCAAGTTTTCCCGAGAAATGCATCTCCCGAATATGCAGGACGCTGTCGATGTATTCAACATGCGCATCGAGCGAGTCCAGCGGGAAGTTCCGGTAGTGCATGCGACTCAAATAAATATCGGCCGTTGCTTTCGGAAATTCCGTTGTTCCCGCAATGTTGCCCCGGCAGAATATTGATCCGTCAAGCTCGGTAATATTAAAGAGTGCCGCCAGCGGGCTTACATCTGAAATTGAGGCTTCGAAATTGCCGGACAGCATCTCGCCCCTTATCCGTCCGCGCGCAGCTATCCCGATGTTGCTGTCACCGATATTGATTAAGGCATCACCACCGGAGAGTGAAATTGTGCCTATCATTTCAGGAAGGTTTTTGCCTTCGTATGCAAGCCGGGTTGCGCGGAAGTCGGATTTAATCTTCCAATTCTCAATATTATATCCCTCCCCGGCTATTTCTGCGACACCACTCAAGATTCCGGTGTTGGAGGTTTCCTCCCCGTAAATAGAGCTCCACATTCCGGGAATATCAAACTGTTCAAACTGCAGTCTGAATTGCACTCCCGGAATTGTGTCCAATGCCGCCATGCCGGATATTCCGATATTCCCTCCGAATAACCGGAGGCGCATCGAATCCAAATAAAGTGAATCGCCCAGACGGCGCATGGACAGAGCGCCGTTGTCAATTACGATCTGGTCTATTTTTATGGAAGGAATCACCATATCCGCCGAAATATCGGGTGATGCCATTGCACCTGTGACATGGGCAGTCATGCTGAAGCCGTCGGCAATCTCCGGTTTTGAAATGCCGAATCTTGTTACTATTTTATCTACGATTGTCCCAGGATTTCCTGACAGGGTAAGATCCGCGTAAATGCTCTCCAATGTGTCGAAGGGAATTATTCCCTGGCCTGTCAGATCAAGGTTGTCAATAGATGAACTCAGCGATTTTATTCGCATATCTCTATCAGAAAGATTACCGGCAAGAGAAATGCTCTTTATGGTAAGAGGGATACTATCATAGAAGACCCGGAAGCTGTCAGCAGAAAGTGTAATGTCATATTTGGAAACCTCGATCTCTTCAAGCCTGATGTTCAGGTTGTCGAGGTATGAGTGCAGAGCCAGACTGTCATCGCTATATTCCGCTGAAAATCCCTGCAATTCAAATTTACCAAGGCGAATATTATATGTCGAGCCGGTATCTTCCTTGTTAACGGGGGATTCCCCTGCCGCCATAATGGAGTCCAGGATAGTGATACCGAATTTTCCCAGGCTGTCACGGCGGGCATGAACCATGACATTTGTTATATTGATTGATTCGATTGTGATGTCCTTAAATGGAAGACGCCAGAGGTTGTAACGGCAGTCGATATCCTCTATGCTTAACAGCGCGGCATTGTCTTCACCGGGACGTGGGTTTGATATAAGCGTGCCATGCAGTCTCAATCGCGAAAGAAGATTGGTGTCCAGCCTGTCAATCGAAACCGGTAATTGCAGATATCCACTTATTTTGCTTTCAAGAATTCCTTTTAAATAACGTTCCCCTACCGGCGTTGTTAGAATGATAAAAAGCAGAACCACCGCAGCCGCTATGACGGCGATCACATAGGCCGATATTTTCAGCAATCGTTTGATGGTCGCAAACTCCCGGATTTAGTTACTCTTTCATTACTTTATACAAACGAAAATGACTCCGAATTCAAGAAGAATATTCTGCTAAATCCAGCGCTTACGTTTGAAGAATATAAAGAGGCCGCCGCCGACAAGCAGCGCCAGACCCCAGAAAAGCAGATATCCATAGGGTAGTCCCAGCTCCGGCATGTTCATCGGGCCGGCGCCGGTATCGAAATTCATCCCGTAAACTCCGGCCAGGAAACCGAGCGGAATAAAGATTGTGGCTATAATGGTCAGGACCTTCATCACCTCGTTCATTCTGTTGCTGACACTGGACAAGTAAATGTCAAGCAGCCCCGAAACAGAGTCTCGAAATGTTTCGACGGTGTCGATGACCTGAATCGCATGTTCGTATAAATCTCTCAAATATGCCCGGGTGGCGCTGTTGATCAGCGGCGATTCCAGTCTTTCGAGCCCGCCGATAACCTCCCTCAACGGCCAGACCGATTTGCGCATATAGATCAATTCCCGCTTCAGTTCATGAATCGTTTCCAGACTCTCCGGGGTCGGATTGCCGATGAGCACGTCCTCCATGGCTTCAATCCGCTCTCCGAGTGCTTCCAGGACCGAGAAGTAACCGTCGACAACGGCGTCCATCAGGCTATAAGCAAGGTAATCGGGATTCATGAAGCGCGCCCTCGGCAGAGTCTTTCGGATGCGATCTCGGACCGGTCCGAAAACATCACCCTCGCGCTCCTGGAAGGATATTACGAAATTGCGTCCGATGACAAAGCTGAACTGCTCCGATTTCATCTCGCCGTTATCCGGATTGTTGTAAAGCATCTTCAGGGCAATGAACAGGTACTGATCGGAAACATCAAGCTTGGGCCGCTGTCCGGTATTGGCGATATCTTCCATGATCAGCGGGTGGAGATCGAAATGGCTGCCGATTTTCTCGATAGTCTGCACGTCGTGAAGGCCGTCGATATTTATCCACGTCACAGTGGGTGTTTCCTTGAATGGAAAACACTCTTCGACCGTCGCAACCTCTTTTTCATCCAGATTGGTTTCATCATAATCAATAATGTGAATCCGGACTGTTTCCACCTTTTGCTCGCCGACAAATACGACTGCTCCGGGTTTCAGGCCCCTGCTTTTGGAAAGTTTTTTGATCAGGCGAGGCATAATGTCATCCCCCTGCTTTGAAATTTAAGACATCTTTTACTTTGTAGATTCATTCCTGGTTTTAATATATTCCGCCAGGCGTATTCGCCGCGCTTCAAGACGGTCAATTTGATTCTTTATTTTTTCTTTGGCCTCATCATCTCCGGCTTCTTTCAGCTGTGCCTTCAGGGATTCAATCTCTTTACCGGCTTCTTCGTACTTCCCGCTCAATTTTTCCAGCGACTCGGCTTCCTCGGCCTTGTCAAAGACTATTTTTTCAGGGGTAGTTGCGGAACCGTTAATTTCGCTTTGAATATTCGATTTATCAGGGATTATAGCTTTATTCACCTGTAATGCGCGGGTATTCATGAATGTAGGGGAGACAATCTCGATCCCGTTTTCATGCAGTTTATCCAGCATCATCTGCCGCAATCTTGATCGTGATGAAATTATCTGCTTAACCTCACTCAGCATTCCGGCGGCACGATAGGTAACCGAAAAATCACCTAATTCCATTACAAAGACAAAGGGATCATTCAATTCGGCGGCCAGTGCGGCTTCCTTCAGCACCGTCTCAACTTTATCATGCGGGATATCATAGCCGAGTGAAACATCCGCCGATACTATTGTCCCCGAAGAACGGATGACTTTGACCGGATTGGTGACCAGATAGATATTCGGCAATGTGGTCAAATCTCTGTCTTCGGTCTGTATCTCGATATGAAACAGGCCGCGTTCGGTAACTCTGCCGAAATGATCTCCCACCCTGACGAAATCCCCGGTCCGGAAACCTTTGATAATGCGAAGCATCATCCCGGCCATGGCATTGCCGATTAATGTCGTCGATGATAGCGCGATCGCGGCGCTCAGGAGTATGCCGATGAGGCTGAGAAGCTGGCCGCGGGAGGTCTCGGAAAGAAATTGGTCGGGTATGACCATTATCACCACTATCAGTCCGATAAATGAAAGCAAGATTGTTATCAACTGGCGTCCGACCTGGCCGCTGGCTTTCGAGGCCGAGCGCCGGTCCAGAAAATACCTGACAGCCAAAACTATAAGGATAATTAATATCAGGGTTATTCCGGTGGGAAGCAATTCCCTGATTGACTCGTAAAATGACTCCAACAGGGCCATATTGTTGTCCTTTCCGGCTTCGGATATAATCCTGCCCGAAATTTATATTCAGGATTGTCGTTTTGACTCTTAATTAAAATTTAAAGATATATGAAATTGAAATCAAGGCTTTTATTTTATTGCGCCAAAGGCGTATTTACTCAGGTTGATGCCTGAGGAAGCCGGATTTATTGCAGCCCGATACGGCGCATTTATCTCAATAACTGGTTTCGGTCAGCTTTACTTTGCCCCGGAATATGTAATATATACTGATCGTATAGGCAATCACCAGCGGCATGCCTATTATAGCTATAATCAGCATGATCTTCAGCGTTTTGGCCGATGAGGCCGCATTATAAATATGCAGACTGTTGGCGGGGTCGGGATTCGACAAAATCAGATTGGGAAACATTCCCACGCCAAACAGCGCCATCAGCGCGATCACCGAGGCGCACGATGACAGAAACGCCCGGAATTCGCGCCCATGATGAATCTCCCTGGGAATGTTGGCGATGGCCAGCGCGTTGAGAATCGGAACGATAAACAGGACCGGCGAAGCTTTCAGGTTTGCCGACATGTGCGGCAGGTAAAGCAGGGTCGCCAGGGTGGTCAGGATATAACAAATGATAAAGAAAATGATGGTCGGGTTGATCCAGCCGCGAAGTTTTGTCTGCAGCTCGCCCTCTGTTTTCATGACGGCGTATATGGCGCCATGCATCATAAACAGCGAAACAGTGGTGATTCCCACCAGAAGCGTATACGGATGCAACAGACTCCAGAATGTCCCGATAAACTCTTCGCTGCTGTCCAGCGGGATTCCATAAGCAATGTTTCCGAGTGCCACTCCTATCAGCAGCGCCGATACAATTGAACTGACCGAGAAACTGATATCCCAGAACTGCCGCCATACCTTTGACGGCTGTTTCGAGCGAAAATCGATCGCCACCGCCCTGAAAATAAGTCCAAACAACAGCAGAATCATGG
This portion of the candidate division Zixibacteria bacterium HGW-Zixibacteria-1 genome encodes:
- the bamA gene encoding outer membrane protein assembly factor BamA: MKKIVLITLSTALLFLILYPSVQAKSKLKVGNVSFEGNQIYDDARLIKLMLSRPSSFMHKSYFFPEILETDIENILNFYHQNGYLEASVPEKTVIADTAQNKVDIHLSLNEGELTRVEGLSIFGNYAFDDSTLLAFVNLKKGDPFRRINIQDGMLAMISLYAEHGYLDATIKPDIRINSETHLAVVDFTVTEKVPAAISSITIEGLKETRPNVVMRELLFKEGEVIHYSALLKSQRRLYMTGLFESVFIRPVSTSDIDPAGKDILIDLNESIPSEFNASVGFGSVDKVRGRVELLTTNLAGTARKAGGAISGSFIRRAAEASFTEPYTLGTRWRTDVNMMLEYLIEPGYNFLRYGGRMTFGHYFAEKFFITVSYRHEDSRLSHIETLEQPKDFKPKIRSFIFSISRDTRDNLFNPLRGTYSEWTSEVAGTFLQGTNSFARSIVRFKIFYPFNRETVLASALEIGWIDNFRSGEEIPLNERFYAGGPNTIRGFGYQLAGPLQYDGVPLGGNFKIVWNLVEVRRTLYKIFGGVIFVDIGNVWSEAKDFSFGDIRPAAGAGIRINTPLGIVRLDYGANLDRRGSEPRDKIFFSMGQAF
- the corA gene encoding magnesium and cobalt transport protein CorA, with the protein product MPRLIKKLSKSRGLKPGAVVFVGEQKVETVRIHIIDYDETNLDEKEVATVEECFPFKETPTVTWINIDGLHDVQTIEKIGSHFDLHPLIMEDIANTGQRPKLDVSDQYLFIALKMLYNNPDNGEMKSEQFSFVIGRNFVISFQEREGDVFGPVRDRIRKTLPRARFMNPDYLAYSLMDAVVDGYFSVLEALGERIEAMEDVLIGNPTPESLETIHELKRELIYMRKSVWPLREVIGGLERLESPLINSATRAYLRDLYEHAIQVIDTVETFRDSVSGLLDIYLSSVSNRMNEVMKVLTIIATIFIPLGFLAGVYGMNFDTGAGPMNMPELGLPYGYLLFWGLALLVGGGLFIFFKRKRWI
- a CDS encoding mechanosensitive ion channel protein MscS; amino-acid sequence: MALLESFYESIRELLPTGITLILIILIVLAVRYFLDRRSASKASGQVGRQLITILLSFIGLIVVIMVIPDQFLSETSRGQLLSLIGILLSAAIALSSTTLIGNAMAGMMLRIIKGFRTGDFVRVGDHFGRVTERGLFHIEIQTEDRDLTTLPNIYLVTNPVKVIRSSGTIVSADVSLGYDIPHDKVETVLKEAALAAELNDPFVFVMELGDFSVTYRAAGMLSEVKQIISSRSRLRQMMLDKLHENGIEIVSPTFMNTRALQVNKAIIPDKSNIQSEINGSATTPEKIVFDKAEEAESLEKLSGKYEEAGKEIESLKAQLKEAGDDEAKEKIKNQIDRLEARRIRLAEYIKTRNESTK
- the cydB gene encoding cytochrome d ubiquinol oxidase subunit II, with the translated sequence MNFTLDLNTIWFFLIGVLFTGYALLDGFDLGVGALHLLTKTDNERRLMINSIGPVWDGNEVWLVTGGGALFAAFPEVYATSFSGFYMAMILLLFGLIFRAVAIDFRSKQPSKVWRQFWDISFSVSSIVSALLIGVALGNIAYGIPLDSSEEFIGTFWSLLHPYTLLVGITTVSLFMMHGAIYAVMKTEGELQTKLRGWINPTIIFFIICYILTTLATLLYLPHMSANLKASPVLFIVPILNALAIANIPREIHHGREFRAFLSSCASVIALMALFGVGMFPNLILSNPDPANSLHIYNAASSAKTLKIMLIIAIIGMPLVIAYTISIYYIFRGKVKLTETSY